ACGACCACTATCGGCGTGTAGTAGCCCGAAAAGCGATCGACGAACTGCTCCTTTTCGGTTTTCTTCTCCTGTGCTCCCTGCACCATCTCGATGATTTTCGAGAGCGTCGAATCACCCGCCGTTGAGGTGACCTCTACTTCGAGATAGCCTTCCGCGTTGATACTTCCGGCAAACACTTCATCGCCGGAAGATTTGTCGATAGGTACGCTCTCTCCGGTGATTGAAGACTCATCGACCGCACTCTCGCCCTCGACAACTGAGCCGTCGAGTGGGATCTTCTCGCCGGGACGGACGATGACGGTTTCGCCTACGTCCACGTCCTCGGCCGCTACAGTCACCTCATCGCCATTCCGGCGGACCGTGGCCTCATCCGGCGAGAGTTCCATCAGTTCACGCAGCGAGTTGCGTGCTCTATCCATCGCGTAATCTTCAAGCAACTCCGCGATGCTGAACAGGACGGCTAGTGTCGCGGCTTCGACGAAGTAGCCGATGCCGGTGGCGGCGATGATCGCCGTCCCCATCAGGAAGTCGATGTCGAGACTCAGGTTCTTCGCGGAGTAGTAGCCTCCGCGAACGACGGGATAGCCGCTGACGGCGATTGCGACGAAAAATAGCCCGTCCGCGAGTGTGAGCGGATAGTCGAGGACGGTTGCAGCCTCGATGTTTTGCCCAGTGAGTACGAACTCGAAGAGGAGACCGAACACGAGAAACCCTGCTCCGATCCAGGTTTTGATGGCGCGCGAACTCGTCCAGATCTCCGAGGGAGGCGCGATTTCCACTCCTCCGGTCGATTCCTCACGAGAATCGCTTTCATCGCCGACGACGTCGTAGCCCGCACCCTCAATGGCTGCAACCACGTCGGCCTCGGTCACACGGTCAGAATTATAGGTCACCGTAGCCGTGCCAGTGGTCGGCTGGAGGGTCGTGTCAGTGATCCCGTCGACGCGTTGGAGTGCCTTACCGACCTTCTGCGCGCACGAGGGACAGTCCATCTCCGGAACGGCAAGCCGGACGGACAGTTCTCGCGCCTGCTTACTGTCGCCCGTCTGTTCCACTGCATCCACGTTCTCGGTCATCACCGTGAGATAGGGGAGTCAACTCGATAAGCCTTAGTTGGAATTTTCCAAACGGGAAGTCAGGTCAGGGTGATATCGACGGCTCCGAAGGGAGATTTTCGTGAGCAACGTGCTCCTTCGCAAGGTGTTCTTCCGCCCGTCGAAGTCGGTAGGTGAGCGTCGACCGAGGCACGTTGAGGTGCTCTGCTAGTCCACCTACGTCGATCTCTCGGGGCGACTCGTAATAGCCGTGTTCGACGGCAGCCTGAAGAGCAGCCTCTTGTTCTGGCGAGAGCTGGGTTGTTCTGTCGTTCGTATTGTTTGTCGAGGTCGAGGTGGCGGCCGTTCGGAGTATTTCCGTTCGGGCACAGTCGCCGACGGCAGTTGCGAGCTCATCGAAGAACGCACTCACGTCGCCCTCGCCGGAATGGATGATGCGCCAGGTGTAGTGACGACTCTCGTGGCGCGTGTCGAACAGTAGACCATCGCCGAGGTGGTCGCGTGCGATGTGGGGGATGGACGAGCAAAGAGGGGTGCGCTCCCAGTACGAGTAGAGAACGAGCGTGTCATCAGTCTGGTCAAGGATCTGTGTAGTCTGGGTAGCATCACAGTCCTCGGTTGCGAGACAGTCTGCATAGTAGTCGCTGTTGAGAAAGGCGTCTTCGATATCAGCGAGAGCGTCGGGTGTCCCGGTGGCGTGATCGACGCGCCAGAGACGGTTCTCGGTGGCGTGCAGCGAGAGCGATCGAATCCAAGCGTCTGGATGGTCAGCGAGAGTATCTGCCACCCTGTTGCACTTAGGTTCGTATTCGAGAGCGAAGACGAGCTCGCGCATACACTACTATAGCTGGCTCGGAGGCATAATACATGGCTTTAGACCGCCCGGATTTGGTTACTGGGGTTAGATCACATCGTCGTGATCGTGAGTTTCCTGCATCCGCTGTGCTTCGGCAGCGTATTGCTCTTGAAGGTCGGTATCGTCGACGGAGCCGAGATTGCTCGGGTCAGCGTCGACAGCCGCCGTGGTGTCGCGAACATCGGTAAAGGAGGTTAGTGCTCGTTCTTTGCGGTAGTACTGCTCACCATCGGGAGTTGCGTAGGTGAGGATGATCAGGTTCTGCTCGTCGTCGGAGTAGGTTCGTTCGACCAACCACACACGGATACCATTATCCAGTTGCTCCGTCATATTCGCCCGGTTGTTGCGCCTCGGGATTAAATGGTGGAGGTTGTAGATGGGTGTTTTCAGAGACACGGAACCCAAAGCCCATCCCGGCAGCACAAATTTCCGAAGAGATCTATGCATGAACAATCTACCTAGCCGACTTCAGCTCAGGTATTGCCGGAGAACTCATCTGACCCGCTACGGGAGAATCCCCTGAACCAGAGATCGGGTGAACATATTTGTTATTAAATGATGGTCTGTGGAATAGCCCTGATGATGTTGATTTCGAATCGAATCGTGTATGAGCAATCTACCTGCCTGGCTTCAGATCGAGATCGTCGTCTATCAACACTCAACGATTTATCGCCCACCGCAATCTTCAAATAGATTGCGAAAATACGATTTGGTGCGATGTCACAGAGTACTCTCGGTCGCATCTGGGATCGTCTCACAGCACGCTACGAACAGGACACAGAATCCGACTGTTGCGGGGCTACTGTTGAGGAAATCACACAGGATTCGCCCGAAACCGAATCGGAGAACTGCTGCGAATAGATACAAAACGCAAAGGTACGATATGTCCCAGACAGACTCACCACCTGACGAAGCCTACAGCGCGCTCGACCGATTATACGACGACCCGGAGGCACGAATCGCCGCCCTGCGGGACTCTCGCCCTCCCGAACGAGATGTTGCCGGTCAAGAAGCCGTATTCAAGGCGCTCGCCAACGAAGACCGCCTCCGCGTTCTCGAAACACTCCGCGAGTCCGAGTGCTGTGGCTGTGAATTACAGATCGTGCTCGATGCACCGCAATCGACGGTCGCCACGCACCTCCGGAAGTTGAAGAAAGCGGGACTGGTCAAATCACGGAAGAAGGGCAAGTGGAGCTACTACCGCATCGCCGATACCGCGGTCTTCGAACTGCTTGATCTCGCCCGCGCTGTTCAGGGGGACGCCTGAGATGCTTCCGGCAGGACTCGAAAGCGGCCTCATCGACTCGTGGAACTACTTCGTTCATCTCGTGGTCCTCCTCGTCCCGCTGTTCATCGGGGCGTCGTTCCTCGTGGGCCTCGCACAGGAGTATCTCCCACCGGAGAAGGTCGAGCGAAAGCTTCGCGGGCACGATGAGGGTGCGGGGAACGTCGCTGCCGCCGGACTGGGCGCGGTGACGCCATTCTGTTCGTGTTCGACTGTGCCTGTACTGGCTGGATTATTGCAGGCAGGCGCGCCGCTCGGGCTCGCGTTTTCGTTTCTGCTGGCCTCGCCGCTCGTCAACGAGATCGCCGTGTTGTTGCTCGTCGGCCTGTTCGGCATCGAGGTGACGGTCTGGTACATCGTCATGACGTTCGTCGCGGCAGTCGTCGGTGGACTCGTGATCGGGCGGCTGGGATTGGCCGAACAAGTCAAGGAAGTCAGCATTACTAACGAGACCGATCAAGCCGTCGCAACAGACGGCGGGACGGTCGATTGCTGTGCTGGAGGACCGACGCCAACCGAACAGACCCACAGACAGCACGTCGAGAGCGCCGCGCGTGATGCATGGTCGTTCTTCGTCGATACCCTTCCATATCTGATTCTCGGAATGGTGATCGGGGCGCTGATTCATGGCGTCGTTCCAGTCGACGTGCTCCAGACCGTCCTCGGACCTGAGAACCCGCTCGCCGTGCCACTGGCTGCGCTCGCCGGTGCGCCGGTCTACGTCAGCCTCAGCGGAATGTTGCCAATCGCTGCTTCCCTCAGCGAACAGGGGATCGCTATTGGGACCGTTCTCGCGTTCGTCGTTGGCGGAGCTGGTGTCAGCATCCCGAACGTGATTCTCCTGAACAAACTCTTCAAGCGCCGGCTGTTGGTCGTTTACGCTACCACCGTCGTCGCAATCGGTGTCATCGTTGGTGTTGTGTTCAATATCTTCATCGTCTAAGTTGCCCTGCTGGCCAGTCACCCATCTTCACTTCCAACAATACCGTGACCGTGGCAACACCGATTTCGCCGTCCCGATGGTCTCGATCACGAGCGCCCGGAACCGGCTTCGTATCCGTTCGGTGCTATTCGAGGGCGGCGACTGCGTCGACGGTGACTGCGGCACCACCGAGTAGTTCGCAGGCTCCGACGGTCGTGCGTGCCGGATACGTGTCCTCGAAATATCTCTCGTAGGTCTCGTTGACCGATTCGTAGGCGGCCATATCGGTGAGATACAGCGTTAACTGAAACACGTCATCCATCCCCTGTCCGCGCTGATTCAGCTTGGCTTCGAGGTTCTGTAAGGCGAGTTCGAGCTGCTGTGCAGGTGGTTCGTCGCTTTCGACTTGTCCATTGTGCTCGGGAAGTTGCCCCTCGATGAAACGGAGGTCCGAGTCGCCAGTCTTCATTCCGTAGCCACCGATGAACTCCGTCCCAGCGCGCTGCCTTCGGCTTGCTTCGCTCGCTCGATCCGGAATCGATCTGTTGGCTTGCTCTGATTGCACGCTTCGGTTTAATATTCTCTCAAGTAAAACCCTTTCGTCCGCACTCGTACGAACGACCCATGGGCAGAGATAGTACACGAATAGGGTATCACCCGCGTCGTCATCGAAACGATTAATTGAGTCTGTATTCAATTCACTCTCCATGGCGCAAGCGACCGAACGACTCCAGCGATACCTCGAAGACGAGCTCGGGGAGTGTCGAGACGAGGACGTCAAGCGTCGACTCGACGAACTCGGCACGCTCGAAGCGGCACTCGGCCCAGCACAGGTCAACGCCGAACTCGACGTGCTCGCCGCGCTCGCCAACGAGACGCGCTACACGCTCGTTCGCGTGCTCGTAGCAGCCGGGGAGGAACTCTGTGTCTGTGAGCTTCAGGCCGTCGTCGACGTGAGTGAGAGCGGGCTGAGTCACGCGCTCTCGGCGCTCGTCGACGCGGGACTCGTGACCGGGCGCAAGGACGGACGTTGGAAGAAGTACCAAGCTACCAACCGTGCCATCACCCTTGTGACTGTCCTCGACGGGAGCGTGAGTAATGAGTAACGTCGACCACGAGCACGGCCCGGACTGCTCGTGTCCGCAGTGTGGTGACCCACGGTCGATGGACTTCCTCGACAAGTACCTCACCGTCTGGATCTTCGGCGCGATGGCCGTCGGCGTGGGATTGGGCTATATCGCCCCATCGGTGACCCAACCGATTCAGAACCTCCATCTCGTGGAGATCGGCCTCATACTGATGATGTACCCGCCGCTGGCGAAGGCGGACTACTCGCAGCTCCGGACGGTATTCAGCAACTGGCGCGTACTCGGGCTGAGCCTCATCCAGAACTGGCTCATCGGCCCAACGCTGATGTTCGGGCTGGCGGTCGTGTTCTTCAGCGGCCTCGTTCCGGGCCTGCCCGCGCGCCCCGAGTTCTTCCTCGGACTTATCTTCATTGGGATGGCCCGGTGTATCGCAATGGTGCTTGTCTGGAACGAACTCGCCGAAGGGTCTCCCGAATACGTCACTGGGTTAGTGGCGTTCAACAGCCTCTTCCAGATCGTCACCTACGGCGTCTACGTCTGGTTCTTCGGGTTGTTCCTGCCGCCGCTGCTGGGAATGGACTCGCTCGTTGCCGGGATTACCACCTTCGACATTACACCGATGCAGGTATTCCAAGCCATCGTGGTCTTTCTCGGTATTCCCTTTGTCGGCGGCTTTTTGACCCGCTACGCCGGCACGCGCACCAAGGGCGAAGAGTGGTATGACGAGGATTTCATCCCGAAGATCGACCCGCTGACGCTGGTCGCATTGCTGTTCACGGTAATCGTGATGTTCGCCACGCAGGGCGAGAACATCGTTGCTGCACCCGCAGATGTTCTGTTGATCGCGGTGCCGCTGACGATCTACTTCGTGGTGATGTTCTTCGTGAGCTTCGGCATGGGGAAAGGAATCGGCGCGGACTACTCGACGACGACCGCGATCGGGTTCACGGCGGCCTCGAACAATTTCGAGCTCGCCATCGCGGTCGCGGTCGCCGTGTTCGGTGTTGGCTCCGGCGTCGCCTTCACGACCGTCGTCGGCCCGCTCATCGAGGTGCCCGTCTTGCTCGCGCTGGTCAACGTTGCACTCTATTTCCAGCGCAAACTCGACTGGAGTGGAACCGAGACTGGCAGTCTCGACACATCACCGTCCGAGGCGACGACTGACGACTAACCACCACACGAACCAAAACCAATGTCCACCACTACTGATACAGCGAACCTGATTCGACTCGCGTTCATGTGCGTCCAAAATGCTGGACGCTCGCAGATGGCGACCGCATTCGCCGAGCGCGAACGCGAGCGCCGAGGCCTCGACGACGCCGTCGAGATCCTTACCGGAGGTACCCGTCCAGCGGACCACGTTCACGAGGAAGTCATCGAAGTCATGCGCGAGGAAGAGTTCGATCTCTCGGAGCGGATGCCCCGCGAAATCACAAGCGAGGAACTCCGTTCGTGTGAGTACGTGGCGACGATGGGTTGTTCGACGCTTGACGTCGACGAGGATGAGTCAACGGTTGACATCCGCGACTGGGATCTTCCCGATCCTCATGGAGAGGATATCGACACGGTACGTTCGATTCGAGACGACATTCACCAGCGTGTGGTGGATCTGTTCGATGAACTCAGCGACGACTCACAACTGAGCGCCCCCACGAACTGAGAGGGTTGACGACCCGGAAGAAACGAGTGCTACTCGGGCGACCACTCGCAGGCGTCGCCATAGGTCAGTTCGTTCTCGGTGATATACGCCGACAGGCACGCGTAGTTGCAGAAGTAGAGAGGTGAGCCACAATCGACGGTGCAGTCGCGTACACAGATGGGGTCGTGGTTGAAGATACGCGAACCACAGTATGCACACGCCTCGTCTGTATCGGGAATCTCGACTGTCGTAGCCATGTTCTGTGGTTCTTCACGACCAAGCGAAAGCATTCCGACCGTCTACTGATAGAGCTTCCAGTGATACGCTCCCCCTATGCGTACCGTTCGTCGAAGTTTGTGAACTGCTCTGTGACACCCCAACCATGGGAGGCTGCTGAAATCAGTCTTCGTAAGGTGCTCCGGCGTCACAAGATTCTACAATGGTACAGTTTACGAAAGACTGGATTCAGCACAATCAAATACTCATCTACGCAACTGGCGTCCTTCTCGCAGTTATCGTGAGCTTTGCTCAGCCGGGGCTAAGTTCTCCTCTGGAACAGTTCATCAACCCCGTCTTGGCAGTGCTTCTGTACGTGACGTTCCTTGAAATCCCGTTCGTCAAACTTCGCCGGGCGTTCACGAACGGCCGATTCATGCTGGCTGCGCTCGGGATGAACTTCCTCGTGGTTCCGGTCGTCGTCTTCGCTCTCACCCGATTTCTCCCGCAGGACCCGGCCGTTCTTGTCGGGGTATTCATGGTATTGCTCACGCCGTGTATCGACTACGTAATTTCGTTCACGGAGCTTGCGAACGGCGATGCAGAACAGATCACTGCGGCGACGCCAGTGTTGTTGCTCATTCAGTTGCTGCTCCTTCCGGGGTATCTCTGGGTGTTCATGGGAGAGCGAGTTACAGAGTTCATTCAGGCAGGACCCTTCATTGAGGCGTTCGTTCTCATCATCGCAGTTCCGCTGACGCTCGCATGGCTTACCGAAGTGGGTGCAGAACGTTCTGAGGCTGGAAAGCGATGGAAAGACGCGATGGAGTGGTTACCAGCCCCGATGATGAGTGTGACGCTGTTTGTGGTTATCGCGTCCCAACTCCCACGTGTTCAAAACTCAATCGGACAGATCACTGCTGTCATCCCGGTATATGTCGCGTTCCTCGTTATAATGCCACTACTCGGACGGTTCGGGGGCGGACTCTTTGGAATGGATGTGGGCGAGAGCCGTGCTCTCGTGTTTACGTCGGTGACGCGGAACTCATTGGTCATTCTGCCGCTGGCACTCGCGCTACCGTCGGGATACGCACTCGCTCCGGCGGTCGTCATCACACAGACACTCGTCGAATTGATTGGAATGGTCGTCCTTACCCGAGTCGTACCAACGTGGCTTGTTCCCGAGACCGGTCGGGGAATTAGCCCGGAGACGACCCCAGACGACTGAAATACACATATCCAAGGGTAGCTAGGCCGGCTCATCACATATAGAAGGTTGAGTATTTCAGACTGATAGTTGATTTCGTCATTCGCTGTGCATTAGAAATCCATTTGCCTGACTTCAGATGAGGTCGGGCTGCACATTCTTGATATGGGCATCGACCTCTCGCCCGACGAACGCGACCCCTACACCCGCGCGTTCCTCACTGTCGCAGCGACCTTCGCCGAGCTCGAAGCTGAGATCAAACGCGACAACACCCGCGAAGGAATCGCAGCGAGTCGTGCCCAGGGCAAATGGCATGGCCGCCCACCATTCGGATACGACGTCGGTCCAGAGGGTTTCTTAGTACCTAATGACGACTATGAGACTGCTATCGTTATCCTCGATGAACTCGATAAAGGTGCGAGCAAACGTGAGCTTGCCCGTCGGACCAGTGTCGCCCGCTCGACAATCCAGCACATTGCCAACAACCACGAGCGGTATGTTGGTGAGTCGTCACAATTCGTTGGCTCCGTATAGCGATATACAATGCACGCCTACTACACGATCGAAGGGTGATGGATGTGGAGTGGCCGCCAGCACCACCCGAGGGCTATCGACCACACGACCCCGACTACCAGCAACCGTGGTACGTCACGGTAGCGCTGCTCGGCTGGATTCTCGGGGTGTTTATCGGTCCGCCACTGTTGGTAGTGGCCCTGAAAGGAGAGGAGACAGCGGTTCGCCTCGCCTATACTGTCTTTCAGCATGAAACTCCCAATGAGTGGGCCAAATATCTCGTCTGGGTGCTCGGAATGCTTGGTCTCTTAGCTCTCCTTCATGAAGCGCTCCATGCTCTCTGTGGGCGCTGGTTCGGCTACCGCTCGAAATTCAGCATCAGATACGACGGTTTCCTTAATATCTCTCCAACGACGCTCACGTACGGTGAGTATCAATCGCGCGGTGAATCAATAGCTATCGCGCTCGCACCGCTGGTTGTTCTGACGCCGGCAAGTATCCTTGTACTGGTCGTGAGTCAGGATTTCTGGGTATTGGGGTCAGCAGCGCTTATCTGTCTCGGGAATTCAGTGGGGGCGGTTGCCGACCTCGGTTCAGCCTGCCGAATTGTACAGCTTCCAGCAGGCGAGCTCATCACTCAGGATAAGAAAGGCAGGCAGCAATATTATCACCGTGTGAATGAGTAGTCCCCATCGAGAATGCAGAGTAGGGTCATCCCGGAGGTCGGAGTTTGGCCGATCCAGAGGGATAGGGTTCTTCAGCAGCCGCAGTGGCGACGGCGTTACACGCTGAAGCTAGCAGGTCAGAACCGAACGGAGTGAGCTCGCGCGATGGCGCGGTGAGTACGGTGGTGCGGTTCCGCACTTCCCGAACCGAGTGCTGGAGCTGTTGCGGAATATCTGTAGATGCTGAAAGCCGGAAGAGATAACACTCGTGCTTAGGGAGTTGCCGAGAGAGGTTGATCGCATGAGTGTCGAATCCGAGCAGCCGTCGTCACCTGCCGGGCCACCGCTCGGTATCAAGGTCGTCTGCTGGTCCAGAATCCTACTCATGTTCGCCGAGTTCGTTTTAGCGCTCGTGCTGTTCGCGAACTTTGAAGGTCTATATGGCGTGCTATTGCTGGTAGCGATAGTAGGCGAGATCGTGATAGCGTACGGACTCTGGACGCTCACCCTATGGGGCTGGATACTGGCAGTCATCTGGTACTCGGTTGGCGGATTCCAGTCTGCGTCATCGTTGCTGTCGGGGAGCCTGAGTGGTCTCATCGGGATTATCCTGAGTTTCGTTACTGTTGGCCTGGTGCTCACGAACTATCGGTCGTTTCGATAACCCTCTCGGTCACTGGACGCTCCTGAGATATAGCTTATCGTCTCACATCAGGAAAGCACGCTCTTCAGTAGCACAGCGGAACCACGAGATGACGAGCGATCCACAGCCTGAATAGCCCGTATTCGTCACATAGCGGCTGTATCTCGCCATGGCGCGCTCATCATTAGCATGCTATTCCGCTAGTCTACCCAAGAACGGATCGGTCGCTCATCTGTAGGAGATTGTTGATGGAGTTCATGAACGTTTAGGGCATCCGTCTTTAGTTAGCACTCACACCTCGGTTGTGTAGCGGTAGCGAGCGTCTCTTGGAGGATCGATCGTTCTTGGTGAATTTTCTGTGCATCTTCGATCAGTCGTTCTAACAGCGGCGGTGGCGAATAGCCGAGGTGTTCGCCGAGTTCGTGGAGGATGAGCTGGGCGTGCGACCGGAAGGTCGCCGCCCAGCACTCGGGCGGGAACACGATCTCATTGTCAGCCTCCTCGGTGATCAGATCCAGCAGATCACGGCTTACCAGCAGTGACAGCAACGCTGCGTACAGCAGAATCTCAACAACCGCCGGGTTGCTTGTGCTGAACTCGTCAAGTTCGTACTGCGTCTTCAGCTCCCGGAACAGCAACTCCACTTCCCACCGACACCGGTACAGCGTTGCAAGATCAGCCGGCAGGAACTCCTCTCTGGGCAGATTCGTGATGTACAGATAGTAGTCGTCGGCGTCCTCGTTGCGGACACCGACGACGCGGAACCGCTTCGTATCCAGCGACCGAGTTCCATCGTACGGCCCTCGCTTGAATTCCGCTTCAACCTTGACGTCGATGTACTCACGATGGAGATCGTCCACGACGTCGTGGATCTGCTTGCTTCCAGGGGGATGGCGCGGCCGCGCCATCCCCGTAATTCCGCCGTTATCACCGGTTTTGCGCTCTTCTTCAACCGACTCACGAAGTAGCCGTCGTTCTCATCGATCAACGCGAAGCAGCGGTACTTGAAGTACGCGAGATCGAGGAGAACGAGCCGTCCCTGCAGCCACGAGCCTGTGTTGAACAGCGTGCTGTCGTGCGTTTTTTCGTCGCTAACGTCGAGCCGTTCGATCGTCTGGTCGGTGGCATTGTGGAGCAGGTGGAGCGTCGCTCCAGCCCGCTCCTCTTTCCGGGCCTGATACTCTTCGGAGAGAAATTCGTGCGGCCCTGTAGATAGACACTGGACTACCGACAGGGGAACCTCATATTAGCCGACAGTCCTCAGCTAGAGCGAGTGATAGAATGGTGGAGATACGAAAAGCAACCTCTGCAGATTCGGAGGACATGGACCGAATACAACGTGATTCACTCCAGTCACAGGCAGTGGACGAATACTCTTCAGAACAGTTAGAGTATATGACGGCAGTCGATGACGACCGTTTGCTGATTCCTCCAGAGAAAATAGAAGCAGATAGCCATGTATACATCATTGCTGAGCAGGATGGACTACCTGTGGGATATGGAGGTATAGATATTGATGAAGGATTATTGGCAGCGACATTCGTTGACCCCTCCGTTCTTCAACAAGGGGTTGGACAAGCGATAGCTGAGAGGCTGCAACAAATCGCTCAAGACCACGATATTGGAGTACTAAGAACATACGCATCACTCAACGTAACCGGATTTTATGAGCAGATAGGATTTCAAAAGCGAGAGTGTGTCACTGTTGGCGGAGGGGCTGGACCAGAGATTCCGAGCGTAGTGATGGAAAAGCGGGTTTGAGCTACACTCGTGTGATATACAAAGGCGTTTCAAGCACAACTGCACGGGGTTGCATGCGGCGACACTGCTAATCCTCATTTTGCACATCAGACGCCGTTATCGATGTGCAAAACCGACAGTTGGTCTCTCTATGGCTCGAGTGAACACACCTTAGCGTTCGGGACACATCTGCCAGAAGTACGACGATCTGGCGTTCTATAACCCGAGCAGATAGACTCGAACTGCCGATGTGCAATACGGAGACTTATCCTTATCCTGCCAGCCCTCCGGCCCCGCAGGGGCCGTGAGGGTGGTCGCTGACTATTGTGTATGCGAATCTCTACTGAATGACTCAGAAATCGGCTGTGACCATCGATTCTGTTTGTTTCTGCAATAGTAAGGAAGGCACGTGTCTGAATGCGGCGTTCCGAATCTTCGCCAACATCGGATACTCCACCTGCGCCAGCCGGCCCTGAATCCGTGACTGGCGCAGTATGGCTTCTGCTCGGTCTTTGCGACGAGTTTCGTAGGCAGAAAAGGCACGATGGGTGGCTCCGTGGGTAGCTATTGATTCGGCGAGGACGACGGAATCTTCCATCGCCTGTGCGCTTCCCTGTGCGAGATTCGGGGTCATGGCATGAGCAGCATCACCGAGAAGAGTAGCACGACCGTTGGTCCAGTGGTTGAGTGGCGGTACGTCCGTGAGCGGAGTTTGGATGATAGTTTCATCATCGGTAGCAGCGATGAGGTCGGGGACAGGATCAGTGAAATCGCGGTACTGTTTGGCGAGTTCAGCGGAGGTTGCCTCCGGTGCAGCGTCTGGAGATTCTGCCACAACTGTGGCAAACCAGTACACCTGTTCGCCATCGACAGGAAAGTACCCAAGGCGTACTCCATGGCCCCAAAATTCTGCGCCTACCTGCTCAATATCATTCGAAGTCGTTGTATCGGCGAGGCCCCGATAGGCGACTTCACCAGCGTATCGTGGTCGGTTATTTGGGGAGATATTCCTCCGAACGGTGGAGTTGACGCCATCAGCACCCACAACGAGGTCTGGTGTCTTCTCGGTTCCATCAGCGAACTGAATCGCGGGCTGCTTCGCGTCGATACCCACACACTCCATACCGAGTTGTAATCTATCGGTGGAGAGGTGGTTTCTGAGTACG
The genomic region above belongs to Halococcus salsus and contains:
- a CDS encoding helix-turn-helix domain-containing protein — translated: MRELVFALEYEPKCNRVADTLADHPDAWIRSLSLHATENRLWRVDHATGTPDALADIEDAFLNSDYYADCLATEDCDATQTTQILDQTDDTLVLYSYWERTPLCSSIPHIARDHLGDGLLFDTRHESRHYTWRIIHSGEGDVSAFFDELATAVGDCARTEILRTAATSTSTNNTNDRTTQLSPEQEAALQAAVEHGYYESPREIDVGGLAEHLNVPRSTLTYRLRRAEEHLAKEHVAHENLPSEPSISP
- a CDS encoding ArsR/SmtB family transcription factor, which codes for MSQTDSPPDEAYSALDRLYDDPEARIAALRDSRPPERDVAGQEAVFKALANEDRLRVLETLRESECCGCELQIVLDAPQSTVATHLRKLKKAGLVKSRKKGKWSYYRIADTAVFELLDLARAVQGDA
- a CDS encoding permease — protein: MLPAGLESGLIDSWNYFVHLVVLLVPLFIGASFLVGLAQEYLPPEKVERKLRGHDEGAGNVAAAGLGAVTPFCSCSTVPVLAGLLQAGAPLGLAFSFLLASPLVNEIAVLLLVGLFGIEVTVWYIVMTFVAAVVGGLVIGRLGLAEQVKEVSITNETDQAVATDGGTVDCCAGGPTPTEQTHRQHVESAARDAWSFFVDTLPYLILGMVIGALIHGVVPVDVLQTVLGPENPLAVPLAALAGAPVYVSLSGMLPIAASLSEQGIAIGTVLAFVVGGAGVSIPNVILLNKLFKRRLLVVYATTVVAIGVIVGVVFNIFIV
- a CDS encoding RidA family protein, whose protein sequence is MKTGDSDLRFIEGQLPEHNGQVESDEPPAQQLELALQNLEAKLNQRGQGMDDVFQLTLYLTDMAAYESVNETYERYFEDTYPARTTVGACELLGGAAVTVDAVAALE
- a CDS encoding ArsR/SmtB family transcription factor, which codes for MAQATERLQRYLEDELGECRDEDVKRRLDELGTLEAALGPAQVNAELDVLAALANETRYTLVRVLVAAGEELCVCELQAVVDVSESGLSHALSALVDAGLVTGRKDGRWKKYQATNRAITLVTVLDGSVSNE
- the arsB gene encoding ACR3 family arsenite efflux transporter; this encodes MSNVDHEHGPDCSCPQCGDPRSMDFLDKYLTVWIFGAMAVGVGLGYIAPSVTQPIQNLHLVEIGLILMMYPPLAKADYSQLRTVFSNWRVLGLSLIQNWLIGPTLMFGLAVVFFSGLVPGLPARPEFFLGLIFIGMARCIAMVLVWNELAEGSPEYVTGLVAFNSLFQIVTYGVYVWFFGLFLPPLLGMDSLVAGITTFDITPMQVFQAIVVFLGIPFVGGFLTRYAGTRTKGEEWYDEDFIPKIDPLTLVALLFTVIVMFATQGENIVAAPADVLLIAVPLTIYFVVMFFVSFGMGKGIGADYSTTTAIGFTAASNNFELAIAVAVAVFGVGSGVAFTTVVGPLIEVPVLLALVNVALYFQRKLDWSGTETGSLDTSPSEATTDD
- a CDS encoding low molecular weight phosphatase family protein, encoding MSTTTDTANLIRLAFMCVQNAGRSQMATAFAERERERRGLDDAVEILTGGTRPADHVHEEVIEVMREEEFDLSERMPREITSEELRSCEYVATMGCSTLDVDEDESTVDIRDWDLPDPHGEDIDTVRSIRDDIHQRVVDLFDELSDDSQLSAPTN
- a CDS encoding arsenic resistance protein; protein product: MVQFTKDWIQHNQILIYATGVLLAVIVSFAQPGLSSPLEQFINPVLAVLLYVTFLEIPFVKLRRAFTNGRFMLAALGMNFLVVPVVVFALTRFLPQDPAVLVGVFMVLLTPCIDYVISFTELANGDAEQITAATPVLLLIQLLLLPGYLWVFMGERVTEFIQAGPFIEAFVLIIAVPLTLAWLTEVGAERSEAGKRWKDAMEWLPAPMMSVTLFVVIASQLPRVQNSIGQITAVIPVYVAFLVIMPLLGRFGGGLFGMDVGESRALVFTSVTRNSLVILPLALALPSGYALAPAVVITQTLVELIGMVVLTRVVPTWLVPETGRGISPETTPDD
- a CDS encoding recombinase family protein codes for the protein MTSDEVGLHILDMGIDLSPDERDPYTRAFLTVAATFAELEAEIKRDNTREGIAASRAQGKWHGRPPFGYDVGPEGFLVPNDDYETAIVILDELDKGASKRELARRTSVARSTIQHIANNHERYVGESSQFVGSV
- a CDS encoding DUF3267 domain-containing protein; amino-acid sequence: MDVEWPPAPPEGYRPHDPDYQQPWYVTVALLGWILGVFIGPPLLVVALKGEETAVRLAYTVFQHETPNEWAKYLVWVLGMLGLLALLHEALHALCGRWFGYRSKFSIRYDGFLNISPTTLTYGEYQSRGESIAIALAPLVVLTPASILVLVVSQDFWVLGSAALICLGNSVGAVADLGSACRIVQLPAGELITQDKKGRQQYYHRVNE
- a CDS encoding transposase, translated to MYITNLPREEFLPADLATLYRCRWEVELLFRELKTQYELDEFSTSNPAVVEILLYAALLSLLVSRDLLDLITEEADNEIVFPPECWAATFRSHAQLILHELGEHLGYSPPPLLERLIEDAQKIHQERSILQETLATATQPRCEC